The segment GGGGATCGGCACGGCAGTGATCGTCACCTGATGGCGCGCCCATTTGCCGGCGTTGTCGACAAGGTTGCCGATCATTTCCTCAAGATCCTGCTGCTCGCCGCGGAAGCGGATTTGCGGCGCGACATCGGCGGAAAAGACAATGCCGCGGTCGCGGTAGATTTTCTCGAAGGTGCGCACGAGACCCGCCGCCACGGGCGCAACCTCCGCCATGTTGCCGATGGCGCCGACCCGCACGGCGGCGCGGGCGCGGTCGAGATAATAAGTCACCTGATCGCGCATGATCGCCGCCTGCTCGCGCACCTTGTCGGACAACAGGCTCTTTTCGGTGTCCGCCTCGTTGATGATGACGCTGAGCGGCGTTTTCAGCGCGTGGGCGAGGTTGCCGACCTGCGTGCGGGCGCGCTCGACCACCTCCCGGTTGGCATCGAGCAGAAGATTAAGCTCGCCGGCAAGCGGCGCGATATCCTGCGGAAATTCGCCGCCAATCCTTTCGCCCTGCCCGCGCCGGATGGCCGCCACGCCTTCGCGCAAGCGCCAGAGCGGTTCAAGGCTGTAGCGCATCTGCAGCGCCGCGGAGCCGACGAGAGCCGCAGCCAGCAGCGTGAAGGTGACGATCAGCGCAAGCTCGAAACCGGCGACCTCCGCCTCCATCGGCGCGGTGGTCGCCGCGACCTGGACGAGATAGATGCCCTCGTCGCCGGTATCGATGGTGCGCTCGACGATGCGCAGGAGCTTGTCGTCCGGACCCTTCACATAGCCGCTGCGCGCGCCGCCAACTCCGGCGGGCACGCCGGTCGCCGCGAGCTGCGGCAGCCGCGCGGCAAAGAGCGAACGCGAGCTCTGGATGTTCGGCTCGGCACCATCGAGCCGCGTGATCTGCCAATACCAGCCAGAGAGCGGAATTTCGAATTGCGGTTCACCAAGCTCGAACGGCTGGGACCGGTTCTCCTCGCTCGGCGAGGCGATGTCGGCGACGAGCGCGCGCAGATAGAAGCCGAGCCGCTCGTCGAACCGCGTCTCCGCCGATTTGCGATAAAGCGCCGAAAGGCCGATGCCGGCGATGAGCAGAATAATCGAGCTGAGCACGGCCGCGGAAACGAAAAGCCGCGTGGCGATCGACCAGGTTCGCGGATTGAGGTTGACGCGCATCAGGAGTTTTTCAGAGCGCCCGCATCCGGCTTGCCGGTCTTGCCGGGGGACTGTCCGTTTTCCGGCGCCGCGACGACATAGCCGAGGCCGCGCATGGTCTGGATAATGTCGATCCCGAGCTTCTTGCGCAGCCGCCCGACGAAAACCTCGATGGTGTTGGAATCGCGGTCGAAGTCCTGATCGTAAAGATGCTCGACCAGTTCTGTGCGTGAAACGACGCGGCCGGCATGATGCATCAAATAGGACAGGAGCCGGTACTCGTGCGAGGTGAGCTTGATTTGATTGCCATCGACCAGCACGCGGCCGGAGCGTGTATCGAGCCGCACCGGCCCGCAGGTCAATTCGCTTGAGGCATGGCCGGTTGCGCGCCGCAGCAAAGCCCGCAGGCGCGCCAGGACCTCTTCAATGTGAAAGGGCTTGGCGACATAATCATCGGCTCCGACGTCGAAGCCCTGAACCTTGTCGCTCCAACGGTCGCGCGCAGTGAGAATGAGCACCGGCGTTGTCCGGCCCGCCGCCCGCCAGTCCTTGAGCACCGCAATGCCGTCCTTCTTCGGCAATCCGAGATCGAGCACGATGGCGTCGTAGGACTCGGTGTCCCCGAGAAACCAGCCCTCCTCGCCATCGTAGGCGCGGTCGACGGCATAGCCGGCCTGCACCAGCGCCGTGGCGATCTGGCGATTGAGATCCTTGTCATCTTCGACAACGAGAAGCCGCAAAATTCCGCTCCTTAAGCACCGGTCACCTAGCGCGCATTTAATTCATATATTTGTTCACTTCGCGTTCTTGACGCTGAGAATCTGTCCCGTCACGGCATTGGTGAACACATGGATCACCCGCCCTGTAGGGCGTAAGAGGCTAATTTCATAGATATATTGCTCTTTATGGCGGCATAGCCTAACGCCCAGCGCCTCGGCTTGAAAGCGGTTCGCCGCGCCGATCAGCAGCCCGAATGGCTCGGCCAGCTTGCGTGCGGCGATCTCGCGCCGTGTCTGAGCCGCCGAATAGCACTCGTGTTCCGACTGTGGGGGACGATGTTCCGACTGTGGAGGATGAGTCGCGGCGGCGATCCGCGTGCTGGCGGCGTGTGCGGCGCCAACGGAATGCGCACTCCCGGCCGCCATCGCTGGGAAGCCGGCGAGCAAGAAGACAGCGAGTGCAGGGCCGGCGTGCCGCATCGGGTCGAGACTCGCTTCAACGCGGTGAATGCGCGATGAACATCTGGTGCTCGCGGGAAGCTATACATTCGGGCTTTGACTTTGCAAGCCTGCCGCCCAGCCAGCGCCTCACGGCAATAGCGAATAACCTTTCGCGGGCAAAGAAAATACGCCTCCGTAACGGTTCGTTTACCCCTAACCCGGCATCTACGTAACCATTAGGCAATGTCCGTCCGATACTTTCCGTCAGGAGACAAAACATCCTGAACGACGCTGACGGATCCCTGGCGATGCTCCCTCGCTCCGATCAAAACCCGCAACCGCGCTTTCGCTGGCTGAAATTGCCGGTACGGTTCGCGCGCGACAAGCGCGCCGCAACCGCGGTCGAATTCGGTTTGGTCGCGCTGCCGCTCTTCGCCATCATCTTCGCGGCGCTGCAAGCCGCGATCGTCCTGATGGCGGAACAGGAACTGGAAACCGCCGCCGAACAAGCCGGCCGGCTCGTCATGACCAATCAGGTGTCGAGCACCGTCGGCGCGACGAACGCGAGTGGTGCTTCCATCTATCAGAGTCAGGCTCAATTCACGAAGCAGGTCTGCAGCTTTCTCGTCGCGCTGTTCAACTGCTCGAACGTAATGGTCAACATGCAGACAGCCAGTTCGTGGACCACGGCGAATACCGCGGCGCCCAGCTACGCGACGCTTCAAACCAATACCTGGACCTACCAGACCGGAAGCCATACCCAGGCCAACACCGATATCGTCGTTCTTCAAGTCATGTACGAATGGCCGGTTTTCGGCAACTTTCTTGGCTTCAATCTCGCCAATCTGGCGAACGGCAAACGCCTTTTGATGGCGACGTCGGTATTTATGAACGAGCCCGCGCAACAATGATGTTCCAGCGCTTTCGATACAATGGACTGAGGCGTCTGGCCTCCCACGAGC is part of the Methylovirgula ligni genome and harbors:
- a CDS encoding ATP-binding protein, with product MRVNLNPRTWSIATRLFVSAAVLSSIILLIAGIGLSALYRKSAETRFDERLGFYLRALVADIASPSEENRSQPFELGEPQFEIPLSGWYWQITRLDGAEPNIQSSRSLFAARLPQLAATGVPAGVGGARSGYVKGPDDKLLRIVERTIDTGDEGIYLVQVAATTAPMEAEVAGFELALIVTFTLLAAALVGSAALQMRYSLEPLWRLREGVAAIRRGQGERIGGEFPQDIAPLAGELNLLLDANREVVERARTQVGNLAHALKTPLSVIINEADTEKSLLSDKVREQAAIMRDQVTYYLDRARAAVRVGAIGNMAEVAPVAAGLVRTFEKIYRDRGIVFSADVAPQIRFRGEQQDLEEMIGNLVDNAGKWARHQVTITAVPIPTANIGGKQFFRVTIDDDGVGLAPELREAAMRRGRRLDETRPGSGLGLSIVVDLAALYGGALRLDASPAGGLRAELELPAAA
- a CDS encoding response regulator transcription factor is translated as MRLLVVEDDKDLNRQIATALVQAGYAVDRAYDGEEGWFLGDTESYDAIVLDLGLPKKDGIAVLKDWRAAGRTTPVLILTARDRWSDKVQGFDVGADDYVAKPFHIEEVLARLRALLRRATGHASSELTCGPVRLDTRSGRVLVDGNQIKLTSHEYRLLSYLMHHAGRVVSRTELVEHLYDQDFDRDSNTIEVFVGRLRKKLGIDIIQTMRGLGYVVAAPENGQSPGKTGKPDAGALKNS
- a CDS encoding PepSY domain-containing protein, with the protein product MLAGFPAMAAGSAHSVGAAHAASTRIAAATHPPQSEHRPPQSEHECYSAAQTRREIAARKLAEPFGLLIGAANRFQAEALGVRLCRHKEQYIYEISLLRPTGRVIHVFTNAVTGQILSVKNAK
- a CDS encoding TadE/TadG family type IV pilus assembly protein, which produces MLPRSDQNPQPRFRWLKLPVRFARDKRAATAVEFGLVALPLFAIIFAALQAAIVLMAEQELETAAEQAGRLVMTNQVSSTVGATNASGASIYQSQAQFTKQVCSFLVALFNCSNVMVNMQTASSWTTANTAAPSYATLQTNTWTYQTGSHTQANTDIVVLQVMYEWPVFGNFLGFNLANLANGKRLLMATSVFMNEPAQQ